The DNA window AACATTCCTTGGAAAGTTCCAGGGTTACCCAAGCCCATTGAGAGTATTATTGAAAGGTACATAAAGGCCAAGGCTGATGGCTGGATTTCAGTGGCACACTATAACAGAgaaagaattagaaaagGGGCACATGTAGAAAAGACGGTCGCTAGAAAGAACTTGGGGAGACTTACAAGGTTATGGATCAAGAATGAGCAAGAGAGACAAATGAACTTTGGCAAGAATGGCCCATTTGTGTCACCAGATGAAGGTGTCAAGATTTTCCAAACTATGGTGAGCTGGCTTGAGAGCAGAAAGTTTAATCCGATACCATTCCCCCCAATATCCTACAAGCATGAcacaaaattattagttttGGCATTGGagaatttgaaagaaagCTTTAGTGCAAATGCCAAATTGAACTCGGCACAACGAGAAGAACTCGCGTTGATTGAACAGGCATACGACAATCCGCACGAGTGTTTGGTTCGAATCAAGAAGTTTTTGTTGACGCAAAGAATATTCAAGGAAGTTGGTTTAGAGATGATGGATTACTACAGCCATTTGGTGCCAACGTATTCGGTGGATCCATTGGAAAAAATCACAGATGCTTATTTGGACCAGTACTTGTGGTACGAAGCAGACAAGAGAAGATTATTCCCAAACTGGGTCAAGCCCAGCGATGATGAAATCCCACCGCTACTCGTTTACAAATGGTGTCAAggaatcaataatttacaTAATGTGTGGGATACGTCTTCGGGTGAATGTGGTGTTATGCTTGAAACTTCATTGAACAAATTCTCAGAAAACATTGATTTCACTTTGTTGAACAGACTTTTACGTTTAATCATGGACACCAATATTGCTGACTACGTCACTTCCAAAAACAATGTGAGCCTCACATTCAAAGACATGAGCCATGTCAACCAGTACGGAATTATTAGAGGTCTTCAATTTTCGTCTTTTGTGTATCAGTACTATGGTTTAGTTGtggatttattaattcttgGCTTGGAGAGGGCATTGGAGATAGCTGGTCCCGTCCAGAACccaaataattttcttcaattcaAAGATTTGGAAACCGAAACTGCATCACCAATCAGGTTGTACTCGCGTTATTTAGACAAGATTCATatatttttccaatttgacAACGAAGAGGCGTCTGGTTTGATTCAAGATTATTTGTCAGAGCACCCAGATCCAAACTTTGAAAATGTTGTCGGGTATAACAATCATAGATGCTGGCCCCGAGATTCTCGAATGCGGTTGATGCGACATGATGTGAATTTAGGGAGAGCGACATTTTGGGAAATTAGTGGACGTATCCCGTCTTCTTTGACTTCCATAGAATGGGAAGACTCGTTTGCATCGGTGTACTCCCGCGATAATCcaaatttattgtttctgATGTGTGGTTTTGAAGTGAGAATACTACCAAAAATCCGAGCCAAAGAACTTCTGTCATCGGAAGAAGGTGTGTGGGATCTTGTGGACCAGAATACCAGAGAGAGGACAGCAAAGGCGTTTTTGCAAGTGTCGCAAGAAGCTGTTGATCATTTCCACAATAGAATTCGGCAAATATTAATGTCTTCTGGATCTACTACATTTACCAAAGTTGCTGCAAAATGGAACACAGCATTGATTGCATTGGTCACATACTATAGGGAAGCTGCCATTGCCACCCCATCCTTGTTGGATGTACTTGTCAAATGTGAgacaaaaattcaaaatcgTGTGAAAATGGGGCTTAATTCCAAAATGCCTTCAAGATTCCCACCTGCAGTGTTTTACACACCAAAAGAGTTGGGTGGGTTGGGCATGCTAAGCGCATCGCATATTTTAATCCCCGCCTCTGATCTTCGGTGGTCTAAACAAACAGACACTGGAATAACCCATTTCCGAGCAGGTATGACACACCAAGATGAAAAGATCATCCCCACAATATTTAGATACGTGACTTCTTGGGAAAACGAATTTTTGGACTCACAAAGAGTGTGGGCCGAGTATGCTATTAAACGACAAGAGGCGATTGAGCAAAACAGAAGGCTAACATTTGAAGACATGGAAAGCAACTGGGACCGAGGTTTGCCACGTATTAGTACATTGTTTCAAAAGGATAGACACACTTTGGCTTATGATAAGGGCCATAGGATAAGAAGAGAGTTTAAGCAGTTTAGCTTGGCCCGCTTCAATCCATTTTGGTGGACCAGTACCCATCATGATGGTAAATTGTGGAACTTGAATGCATACAGAACCGATGTTATCCAGGCGTTAGGTGGTATTGAAACTATTCTTGAACATACATTATTTAAAGGCACTGGTTTCGATTCGTGGGAAGGATTGTTTTGGGAAAAGGCTTCAGGTTTTGAAGACTCGTTGaaattcaagaaattgaCCAACGCCCAAAGACAGGGGTTGAGTCAAATACCCAATCGTCGTTTCACATTATGGTGGTCTCCAACAATCAATCGAGCAAATGTTTATGTTGGGTTTTTGGTGCAGTTGGATTTGACTGGTATATTTCTTCATGGTAAGATTCCCACATTAAAGATATCATTGATACAAATTTTCAGAGCTCACTTGTGGCAAAAAATTCACGAGAGTGTGGTCCAGGACATTTGTCAAGTCCTAGATAAGGAATTGGAAGTTTTGCAAATTGACAATGTGGAGAAACAAGCTATCCATCCAAGAAAATCCTACAAAATGAACTCGTCTACGGCAGACATTGTGTTGACAAGCACTTACAAGTGGAAGGTCTCCAAGCCATCGTTGCTCAATGAAAAAGATGATAAAATGGAAATTCCTGCAACAACATTTTGGATTGATGTGCAGCTTCGATATGGTGATTACGATTCGCATGATATATCAAGATATGCGAGATCAAAGTTTTTAGATTACACAACCGATGGAATGAGCTCGTATCCGTCTCCAACAGGTATTATCATTGCAATTGACTTGGCATATAACATGTACGATGTGTATGGGAATTGGTTCCCAGGGTTGAAGCCGTTGGTCCACAATGCCATGAGAGAGATTATGAAGGCAAACCCGGCGTTGTATGTATTGCGTGAACGTATTCGGAAAGGGTTGCAGTTGTACCAGTCGCAACCACAAGAAGCGTTTTTGAATTCTAATAATTATGCTGAATTGTTCAATAACGACACtcaattgtttgttgatgacACCAATGTTTACCGAGTAACCGTTCACAAAACGTTTGAAGGAAACTTGGCCACAAAGCCAATCAATGGGTGTATTTTCATACTCAATCCTAAAAGCGGGCAGTTATTCTTGAAGATTATCCACACGTCGGTATGGTCAGGACAGAAACGTTTGGGTCAATTAGCCAAGTGGAAAGCGGCCGAGGAAGTTGCTGCATTGGTAAAGTCGTTGCCACGAGAAGAACAACCTAAACAACTAATTGTCAGCAGAAGAGGGATGATGGACCCGCTTGAAGTCCACATGTTGGATTTCCCAAATATCTCCATTAGACCATCTGAATTGCATTTGCCGTTTGCCGCAGTTATGAAGATAGATAAATTGTCGGATATAGTCTTGAAAGCAAGTGAACCGCAAATGGTGTTGTTCAACTTTTATGATGACTGGTTAAAGAGTATTTCCCCTTACACTGCATTTTCTCGAGTGATATTAATTTTGCGAGCATTGAATATTGATACCGAGACAGCCAACCATATTTTACGTCCTAGCCCCAACATCGTGACACAGGACCACCATATTTGGCCATCACTTAGCGATGAGCAATGGGTTGATGTTGAAGCTCAGTTGCGAGATTTGATTCTTAGTGACTACTCGAAGAAATACAATGTCAATATACAATCATTGACGCAATCAGAAGTGCGTGATTTGATATTGGGTCAAGATATTAGAGCACCTTCTGTTAAGCGACAAGAAATTGCAGAGATTGAAGATGGCAAGTCTAATAGCCAAGTGGAAAACAAGGAACTAACTGCGTTaaagacaacaacaaccaacgTACACGGTGAAGAGATTACAACAGTGACAACTACAAACTATGAGCAACTGACATTTTCGTCCCGAAACGAATGGAGAAACCGTGCTATTGCTGCCAACAACTTGCACTTGCGTGCCAAAAACATATATGTTAGTTCAGAAGAGTTTGTTGATGACGAAAACTCGTTTACTTATATCTTGCCAAAGAATGTTTTGCAAAAGCTTATACAGATTTCGGATTTGAGAATTCAGGTGGGGGCATTTCTTTACGGCAAGTCCCCTGCCGACCATGTCGGTGTTAAGGAGATTAAATGTGTTGCCATTGTGCCTCAGTTGGGTAATGTTAATTCAATACAGTTTCCAAACACCCTTCCTGATCAGGTTGGGTACTTGAAGGATTTGGAATTGTTGGGTTGGGTCCATACGCAATCACAAGAGTTTAGCTACATGACTTCATATGACATCACCACCCAATCGCGTTTCTTCAATGAATACAAGCCCAATTTTGTCACCATGACTGTTGCATACACACCAGGGTCAGTCACGGTGTCATCTTTTGAAATCACCAAAGAGGGGTTTGATTGGGGTCGCACAAACAACGACATGATGTCAGAAGCACCATCTGGGTTCAGTAAAGAGTATGCCAAAAAGAACCAATTGATCATGTCTGACAAAATTGCTGGTACGTTCATGGTTCCTGATGATGACATCTGGAACTATTTTTTCATGGGAGCCATTTTCAATGCCGCTGAATTGTATGATTTAAAGTTGGACATTCCGTTGACGTTTTACAATGAACTACACCGTCCAATACATTTTAGTAATTTTGCCCACATTGAGGCTGGTAACGAAGAGGAAGCAAACCAGGAAGATGTATTTAGTTAGTGTATATTAATACTACAACTTGTGTTTCAACTCGCCACTGGCAAGTTTCTTGAATCTGGCTGTGGGAATTCCTGAAGTCCACTTGTAAACTCCTCTGTAGACTTCTTGAGAATTAATCATACTGATGGCTGGCTTGTAAATCGCCTTCAACAACTCCTTGTTTTGCAAAATGGAGTCAACGTGCAAGTTTTCTGTAGCATCGAGCAATTCACTCAAGACGGTAGAATTAAACTCCTCTGCCGTTTTGAATTTCCCTCCATAGTGTTTATTTACAAGCCCAGCATTTTGCAAATCCTGGCCAGAAATTCTTTTGGACAATAACAATGCTTCAGCAGCTTTGGACCAGCCTAAACGAATTGGAAGTGTAGCAGATGTACCACCTTCAGCAAGAATGCCGACGTTTGCAAAGGGAGTTAACAAGAATGTTTTCGACAAGTCATTGACATAGACCAAGTCACAAAGTGCCACAAAGGATGCCGATAAACCTATAGCTGGACCATTCAAAGCCACTGCTAGTATTTTTCTGTGGGCAAGAAACGTCTGCACCAAAAATGTTTGCTTTGCCACCATCAAGTTTAACCAAGTGTCGAGCTCGGTATCTTGAGATGTAATATAATCAGCGTTGGCACCTGCAGAAAAGACTCTGCCTGTAGATTGAATTAAAGTGATGATGGTGCCCTCTTCGTTGTTTGCTTTTTCTAAGAACTTGCAAAGTGTATCATATTGTGGTAAGGTTAACGAGTTGAGTTTTTTCGGGTTGTTCAAAGTAATCAATACTGCTCTGTCTTTAACTTCATAAGTGATCTGGTCTTCCATGATGGTCTGCTGATGGGGAGAGAGTTATTCTGTTGGAAGAAAAGTGTATACTTATTAGCTGAACCTCCTCggtagaaaaaaaaaaaaaaaaataaaaaagtggggtattgatttgttcTACACATTACTACTTACCAGTGTCTTACTGAAATGATATGCTCTTCAATGGATAGCAATAGCTTTCGCAACTCACTTCTTGAGATATTCTCTTttagcaacaacaactcaaGAGAGTGTTTCCCATTCATGTATTTGAGCAATTTGTAAAAAACAGCTGTAAGTTCAGGAGATAGTTTGCACTCTTCGTATATAATCTTGTTAATCCACCGACGCTCCAACGTTGTTGCTCTCCCTGGATCAAGGATGATGGTGTCATCCCCCTGAACTAGTGTTACTATGGGAGTCCCATCTATGTGTTCATGCAAACCGTCTAAAACAGGGTAGTGGGGTTTAGAGGCGAACTCATCGTCATTTGGTTTGACCAGGTCTTTGGAATTAGTAACTTGCTTTGAAGTGTTATCGGTTGGCATAATTGGGGTTTCGGTCTTTAGTGAATTTGCTGTCACTACGTTCTTGCTCGACACGGACCCAttcttttgctttttctttttctttgccAAGTTCTCATTCTCGATATCTTCCTCCACCTTAATCTTTATCTTGCGGGAAATTTTCAACCAAATAAAAGTTTGAAGCTGTGTCACATAGCCATGTTTGATCAACCATCCCAATGCTTGTAAATATCTATCACGATGGTCTTTGGAAGGTATCACCGTTGCAAACTGTTGGGGCTTTCTGGACTGTGGAGACAACAACTTGAGAAAATGGGGTAACGAAGGTAATGTTGGAAATCGgcaattaaaaaatgaGATATCGTCGTACAACTTTATAGTGATGGGAGCCATTGGCGATACAATGTACACAGACCTTGATGACAATGGTAGTATCACACGAGCACGTCGCCAATAAATGAGGTGAAAGGCAAAGTCTTTAATTTGGGAAATATCAAGATTGCTGTTTCTTGCTGATAGTTTCAACAACGATTCAGTGGGCTCAATCATTCGGATGAATTTCGCTAATGTTGAGTCATTCTCTGTCTTCATATCCTTGATGATTGATTCTGGGTCATCCAACAATAGTAAAGcaaaataaacaatgaTCTTTTCTGCAGAATTTTCCTCGTCCGGTACAGGATTGAACGCGTGGCCGTATCTAGATGTCTCTCCTACGTTGATAAAGCTTGTCTCTCCAAGTAGCTCCACTGTAGACGACAAATATGACGCGGGGAGAAATGGCACCGAGGGATCCGGTAGTGAATGAAACTCGGTTTTGATTGGTATTTGAAATGAGCGCAACTTTCCATTGATGGAGAGATTAGCAATTGTCGACGTACTGATGCCTTCAAAGCAGTCACGTATGACTCTCGACAATGACGATTTTTCAGTCAACAATGACTCGTTTCCCTCAAGCAGTTCCCGTAGAGCCAAGATGTTCTTCACTTGTTGGGACACGTAATCATGCTTCTGTTGTTCATAACGCAACACAAGCGACAACCGTGATATAACATAATGGAACATTTCATCCACTCTGTGGTTGCTTTCAATAACTGGCGGGTTCATCACAAACACCAAGTGAAACATATTTAGGCTGTTTTTGGCAGTGTATGTTTTCTCTGTTGTTTCGTTTAGTTCCTCCTCGTCATGCTGGTTGTTGTGGCCAATACTACGCCACTGCCCATTGTCCTGTCTGTGCACTGGTAGTCCCAAAAATAGTTTGTCCTGAACAGCCATTTCAAAACGAGTATTGCACATTTGTTTTGGCGGTGCCAACATTTCACATATATAGGTTGCGTCGGTTCCAAATATTTCTCCCTGAATGGAAGCTTCCGGTGGTGATGTTATCGACAGACTGGCCATTGTGCTTGACTTTGAAATTGTCTTGGTGAGGCCATGTTTTTCCTTTGTGTGTTTGTCTTCTGACGGTGACGTTGTTgtgattcttcttctccGGGAGTCCTGTTCATCCAAAAACTTTAAAAGATCTGACTTGGTGCCCATATAGTAATCGATATGTTTCGAGTCCCAGTTTCGTGAATTAACTCCATACATTTCGTTTTCATCCTCGCTCTCCTCGTGGTCATATAGTTCATCATCTTCGTTGTCATCCAATGCATACTTGGATTCGTCTCTAGATGAATCATTGgataaatcaaatggaTACTTGTATATTAATTGAGGCCCACTGTGTGTTGATATGACTAGTAGTATACCAATTAGACTGGGATTTGGTAGATTCAAACTcattgaagaaagaaaaggagaaacagaaacagaaaaaaaaaaaaaaaaaaaattactcGCAACTTTGCTTAATTTATCTTTCTATTAAAAACTGCACACCTCTAAATCTTGTGTTTAACATCCTTGGTTGCCAACTGAGCAAATCTTGTTTGTGGAACACCTTCTAACCATTTGCCCAAACCTCTCATGACTTCTTGTGAATTGGCATGGTTTATGTATTGATCTCTGTTCAACTTTAACAATTGCTTGTTTTGAAGGATCGAGTCTTCGTGCAAGTTTTCAAAGGCGTCAGTTACTTCCTTGTAAACCTGTTGGTTGAACTCTTCAGTAGATTTGAACTTACCGTTGTAgtgtttgttgatgaacCCAACGTTGTAACAGTCTGCACCACTGATTGGCTTGGCCAATAATAAAGCTTCTGATGCCTTGGACCATCCTAACCTGGCAAACAAAGTGGCAGAAGCGGCACCTTCAGCAACCAAACCCAAGTTTGCAAATGGTGCTAATAAATAGAATTTGCTCAAGTCGTTGACGTAGACCAAatcaaccaacaacaacaacccaGTACTCAACCCAATGGAGGGACCATTGACTGCAGCGACCAAAATCTTCTTGTGGTCATTGAACAAGTTGGTCAACCAAACGTTTCTTGCAACAAATCCTCCTAACCAATATTCGTGACTAAAT is part of the Candida dubliniensis CD36 chromosome R, complete sequence genome and encodes:
- a CDS encoding pre-mRNA splicing factor, putative (Similar to S. cerevisiae PRP8) yields the protein MGRKLPPPPPPPGISNKNKRRKENDGKPITENSNGTGKQQHPPPPPPPPPPPSQSQSLNNKFRPPPPPPPPPPPSTNSKNQSGLLPPPEDGQEPRKRTWSHVVKSRRQKKSDTKRSASQVIPQKPEMPPQHLRKIMIDHGDLTSNKVASDKRSHLGSLKYLPHALLKLLENMPQPWESQKEVKVLYHTTGAITFVNEIPRVIEPVYIAQWATAWNMMRREKKDRKHFKRMRFPPFDDEEPPLDWLENLDDTELVDAIRSKEIEDDDELKDWFYDTKPLVEDSDIVNGDSYRRWNLDFGTMNKLYQLSRPILHEGQTQKFDKNSLFTAKSLNVAIPGGPKFEPLFKDKINNPELEDFTEFNSIDRIIFRQPIRTEYKVELPFLYNSFVKKVSVGPLGASLDCRSQQPQSKGLPAFTFNPKFNLIVPKTQPRKSDDNGDDDDFALDVEPFLAWTATGETNDVEEFKEVPVEPKGTADALDLFFAPYPFNRRRGKTIRAQDAALTKDWYLHQAPKSSNTKVRVSYQKLLKNYVLNEVHKRPNAKRRSQKNKHQKLLRSLKMTKYFQQTTIDWVEAGIQVCRQGFNMLNLLIHKRGLTYLHLDYNFNLKPTKTLSTKERKKSRFGNAFHLIRELLRAVKMIVDSHIQYRLGNVDAYQLADGLYYLFNHLGQLTGIYRYKYKVMHQIRQCKDLKHIIYQRFNKVIGKGPGCGFWQPAWRVWLFFLRGIIPLLERWLGNLIARQFEGRRQNDVAKTITKQRVDAYYDIELRAQVMHDILDMIPEGLKQSKSKTVLQHLSEAWRCWKANIPWKVPGLPKPIESIIERYIKAKADGWISVAHYNRERIRKGAHVEKTVARKNLGRLTRLWIKNEQERQMNFGKNGPFVSPDEGVKIFQTMVSWLESRKFNPIPFPPISYKHDTKLLVLALENLKESFSANAKLNSAQREELALIEQAYDNPHECLVRIKKFLLTQRIFKEVGLEMMDYYSHLVPTYSVDPLEKITDAYLDQYLWYEADKRRLFPNWVKPSDDEIPPLLVYKWCQGINNLHNVWDTSSGECGVMLETSLNKFSENIDFTLLNRLLRLIMDTNIADYVTSKNNVSLTFKDMSHVNQYGIIRGLQFSSFVYQYYGLVVDLLILGLERALEIAGPVQNPNNFLQFKDLETETASPIRLYSRYLDKIHIFFQFDNEEASGLIQDYLSEHPDPNFENVVGYNNHRCWPRDSRMRLMRHDVNLGRATFWEISGRIPSSLTSIEWEDSFASVYSRDNPNLLFSMCGFEVRILPKIRAKELSSSEEGVWDLVDQNTRERTAKAFLQVSQEAVDHFHNRIRQILMSSGSTTFTKVAAKWNTALIALVTYYREAAIATPSLLDVLVKCETKIQNRVKMGLNSKMPSRFPPAVFYTPKELGGLGMLSASHILIPASDLRWSKQTDTGITHFRAGMTHQDEKIIPTIFRYVTSWENEFLDSQRVWAEYAIKRQEAIEQNRRLTFEDMESNWDRGLPRISTLFQKDRHTLAYDKGHRIRREFKQFSLARFNPFWWTSTHHDGKLWNLNAYRTDVIQALGGIETILEHTLFKGTGFDSWEGLFWEKASGFEDSLKFKKLTNAQRQGLSQIPNRRFTLWWSPTINRANVYVGFLVQLDLTGIFLHGKIPTLKISLIQIFRAHLWQKIHESVVQDICQVLDKELEVLQIDNVEKQAIHPRKSYKMNSSTADIVLTSTYKWKVSKPSLLNEKDDKMEIPATTFWIDVQLRYGDYDSHDISRYARSKFLDYTTDGMSSYPSPTGIIIAIDLAYNMYDVYGNWFPGLKPLVHNAMREIMKANPALYVLRERIRKGLQLYQSQPQEAFLNSNNYAELFNNDTQLFVDDTNVYRVTVHKTFEGNLATKPINGCIFILNPKSGQLFLKIIHTSVWSGQKRLGQLAKWKAAEEVAALVKSLPREEQPKQLIVSRRGMMDPLEVHMLDFPNISIRPSELHLPFAAVMKIDKLSDIVLKASEPQMVLFNFYDDWLKSISPYTAFSRVILILRALNIDTETANHILRPSPNIVTQDHHIWPSLSDEQWVDVEAQLRDLILSDYSKKYNVNIQSLTQSEVRDLILGQDIRAPSVKRQEIAEIEDGKSNSQVENKELTALKTTTTNVHGEEITTVTTTNYEQSTFSSRNEWRNRAIAANNLHLRAKNIYVSSEEFVDDENSFTYILPKNVLQKLIQISDLRIQVGAFLYGKSPADHVGVKEIKCVAIVPQLGNVNSIQFPNTLPDQVGYLKDLELLGWVHTQSQEFSYMTSYDITTQSRFFNEYKPNFVTMTVAYTPGSVTVSSFEITKEGFDWGRTNNDMMSEAPSGFSKEYAKKNQLIMSDKIAGTFMVPDDDIWNYFFMGAIFNAAELYDLKLDIPLTFYNELHRPIHFSNFAHIEAGNEEEANQEDVFS
- a CDS encoding 3,2-trans-enoyl-coa isomerase, putative (Similar to S. cerevisiae ECI1), coding for MEDQITYEVKDRAVLITLNNPKKLNSLTLPQYDTLCKFLEKANNEEGTIITLIQSTGRVFSAGANADYITSQDTELDTWLNLMVAKQTFLVQTFLAHRKILAVALNGPAIGLSASFVALCDLVYVNDLSKTFLLTPFANVGILAEGGTSATLPIRLGWSKAAEALLLSKRISGQDLQNAGLVNKHYGGKFKTAEEFNSTVLSELLDATENLHVDSILQNKELLKAIYKPAISMINSQEVYRGVYKWTSGIPTARFKKLASGELKHKL
- a CDS encoding protein required for sporulation, putative (Similar to S. cerevisiae RMD11); this encodes MSLNLPNPSLIGILLVISTHSGPQLIYKYPFDLSNDSSRDESKYALDDNEDDELYDHEESEDENEMYGVNSRNWDSKHIDYYMGTKSDLLKFLDEQDSRRRRITTTSPSEDKHTKEKHGLTKTISKSSTMASSSITSPPEASIQGEIFGTDATYICEMLAPPKQMCNTRFEMAVQDKLFLGLPVHRQDNGQWRSIGHNNQHDEEELNETTEKTYTAKNSLNMFHLVFVMNPPVIESNHRVDEMFHYVISRLSLVLRYEQQKHDYVSQQVKNILALRESLEGNESLLTEKSSLSRVIRDCFEGISTSTIANLSINGKLRSFQIPIKTEFHSLPDPSVPFLPASYLSSTVELLGETSFINVGETSRYGHAFNPVPDEENSAEKIIVYFALLLLDDPESIIKDMKTENDSTLAKFIRMIEPTESLLKLSARNSNLDISQIKDFAFHLIYWRRARVILPLSSRSVYIVSPMAPITIKLYDDISFFNCRFPTLPSLPHFLKLLSPQSRKPQQFATVIPSKDHRDRYLQALGWLIKHGYVTQLQTFIWLKISRKIKIKVEEDIENENLAKKKKKQKNGSVSSKNVVTANSLKTETPIMPTDNTSKQVTNSKDSVKPNDDEFASKPHYPVLDGLHEHIDGTPIVTLVQGDDTIILDPGRATTLERRWINKIIYEECKLSPELTAVFYKLLKYMNGKHSLELLLLKENISRSELRKLLLSIEEHIISVRHW
- a CDS encoding 3,2-trans-enoyl-coa isomerase, putative (Similar to S. cerevisiae ECI1), which translates into the protein MSDETADILYEVRDRTAIITFNIPSKLNALNGEQYLKLGKFMERANEEEGTVMTLIQSTGRFFSAGANFADNRLMEVDPQVLFSHEYWLGGFVARNVWLTNLFNDHKKILVAAVNGPSIGLSTGLLLLVDLVYVNDLSKFYLLAPFANLGLVAEGAASATLFARLGWSKASEALLLAKPISGADCYNVGFINKHYNGKFKSTEEFNQQVYKEVTDAFENLHEDSILQNKQLLKLNRDQYINHANSQEVMRGLGKWLEGVPQTRFAQLATKDVKHKI